CTCTGTGTCaaaattattaaaacatttgtcCCTCTTAAATCCTTGGCTTTAAGTGTGAGCTCAGGCGGACTGAACCCAGGGGAACTGGAGGCCCTCCTCACCTTCAACCCCACCCCTGTCTATATACAGGACCAGTCAGGCCCAGTCAGGACCAGCATGCCCATCAGTGGCAGGGTAAGAGCAGCGAGAGGAGAACTTATGCTGGGAGAGGAGCTGGGGCTGCACAGGTCGAACAGACTTCCTTGGAAGCGCATCTTCCTGGAGTCCTGCCTCAGAGTCTCCCAGATGGAGCTGACTTCCTGCTGACAGTCGGACAGCGCGGTGAGGGCACATGTGTGGAAGGCCTCCCAGTGGCTGTGGCAAACAAAGAATCATCATCAGATTAGCTCCTCATCTGCCATGTAACTCACAGTTCAGCATGCAGACATGCCCTGGCTGCCGTGGATTAATTTACTTGCCAACAATCCATCACTCAGATGGCTATGTTGGCTAAGTCAAACTGAGCTTTAATTACCATGGCAACTGCATCAGAGAGGGAAACAATATCACAGATGATACTGCAAGtgatagcttttttttttcagcaggagGCTTGTGTGTAAATCTTTGTCTTCCATATAGCGTGCCGGGGTTGTGGGGTGCGTGCAGTAACAATGACAAAAAGCGTCCCCAGAATTTCATTACTGCTGCAGCAAAGTCATAAATTATTTAGAACAATGGCTCGGTGTCTCAGCACCGTTCATTTCTCTATTCTCCCTCTGAGATTATGGCAtctgctctttttctcttcagCAGTTTGCCATAAAATGCTTACCTCTTACTTTATCTCTCTGCATTATTTCACACAAATTTAACGGAAATGCATTTAActtcaaatgattattttttactcaAGGCTTTTATTCCGACGCCTGCCTTTTCTGGTTAAATTCACTCATGCttggttgaaataaaaaacacaaatttttAGTTGGGGATGTCCCATTGTGCACAAGAGGATGCTGCATGctgctcgcacacacacacacacacacacacacacacacacacacacacacacacacacacacacacacttcctctctctctctctcacaccgATGAAGTTATCATCACCTGCACACGGCCGCCACTCCCCTCTCACTGGTCACGTTCTCCTGGTAGTTGTCCATG
This Pagrus major chromosome 6, Pma_NU_1.0 DNA region includes the following protein-coding sequences:
- the LOC140997737 gene encoding neuritin-like is translated as MGFFMSTKIAGILAFALVFLSLTVSEDSPDVRCENIYKDFSDCVLELGESMDNYQENVTSERGVAAVCSHWEAFHTCALTALSDCQQEVSSIWETLRQDSRKMRFQGSLFDLCSPSSSPSISSPLAALTLPLMGMLVLTGPDWSCI